The proteins below come from a single Gimesia alba genomic window:
- a CDS encoding enolase C-terminal domain-like protein has translation MPKSTDIKIVEAKFSTEEVPFRTPLKFGGRVMDSSTLLNVEVIVETRNGKQGIGIGSMPAGNIWAWPSSVVSPEDALKAMIEFLEEAVEIANICPEVAHPIDLMYHISAEYHFMAKKLSKRLGLEEEIPELAQLVASSPLDAAIHDGFGRANHINSYNGLSSEYMTHDLAEYLDDQFKGEYLDQYTLRDPKPNLPLYHLVGALDPITEADISERINDGLPETLGEWIKADGLTHLKIKLSGDNMDWDVSRVVAVENEAAKAQAERGQDTWCYSLDFNEKCENVDYVLDFLNKIREQTPAAFDRVQYIEQPTNRDLKANPENKMHEAAKIKPVVIDESLVDYESLLLSRELGYSGVALKACKGQTESLFLGAAAQKFDMFLCVQDLTCCGYSFLHSASLAARIPTIAAIEGNGRQYCPGPNKKWTRSYPGMFNITDGTVKTAELNGDGLGF, from the coding sequence ATGCCCAAGTCAACAGATATCAAAATTGTTGAGGCAAAATTTTCAACCGAAGAAGTTCCTTTTCGGACCCCCCTGAAATTCGGTGGGCGGGTGATGGATAGCAGTACGCTATTGAATGTGGAAGTCATCGTTGAAACACGCAATGGAAAACAGGGTATCGGAATTGGCAGCATGCCGGCCGGAAATATCTGGGCCTGGCCCTCCTCGGTCGTCAGTCCGGAAGACGCGTTGAAAGCGATGATTGAATTTCTGGAGGAGGCAGTGGAGATTGCCAATATCTGTCCGGAAGTCGCGCATCCGATCGATCTGATGTACCATATTTCGGCTGAATATCACTTCATGGCCAAGAAACTGTCGAAACGTCTGGGCTTGGAGGAAGAAATTCCCGAGTTGGCGCAACTCGTTGCTTCAAGCCCTCTGGATGCAGCCATTCATGATGGATTTGGGCGAGCGAATCATATCAACAGCTACAATGGCCTCTCTTCAGAATATATGACTCACGATCTGGCAGAGTATCTGGATGATCAATTCAAGGGGGAATATTTGGATCAATACACGCTTCGCGATCCCAAACCGAATCTACCGTTATACCATCTGGTAGGCGCGCTCGATCCGATTACCGAAGCGGACATCAGCGAACGTATTAATGACGGACTGCCGGAAACCCTGGGCGAGTGGATTAAAGCCGACGGCTTGACTCACCTGAAGATCAAACTATCCGGTGATAACATGGATTGGGATGTCAGCCGCGTGGTTGCTGTCGAAAACGAAGCAGCCAAAGCGCAGGCCGAACGCGGACAGGATACCTGGTGCTATTCATTGGATTTCAATGAGAAATGTGAAAACGTAGACTACGTACTCGATTTTCTGAACAAAATCCGTGAGCAGACACCGGCTGCCTTCGACCGGGTACAGTACATCGAACAACCAACCAACCGCGACCTCAAAGCCAACCCTGAAAATAAAATGCACGAAGCGGCCAAGATCAAACCGGTGGTGATCGATGAATCGCTGGTGGATTATGAATCGTTACTGCTCAGCCGCGAACTCGGTTACTCGGGTGTTGCTCTGAAAGCCTGCAAAGGCCAAACCGAATCGCTGTTCCTGGGTGCCGCGGCCCAGAAGTTTGATATGTTCCTTTGCGTTCAGGACCTGACCTGCTGCGGTTATTCATTCCTGCATTCTGCCAGTCTGGCGGCCCGCATTCCGACAATCGCTGCGATTGAAGGCAATGGACGACAGTACTGCCCGGGACCGAATAAAAAATGGACGCGGTCTTATCCCGGTATGTTCAACATCACAGATGGGACGGTCAAAACGGCCGAACTCAACGGTGATGGCTTAGGATTCTAA